One window from the genome of Cryptomeria japonica chromosome 6, Sugi_1.0, whole genome shotgun sequence encodes:
- the LOC131077552 gene encoding calreticulin-3 — MCLYFPLVSFYPLHRIAWFSSCPSLISMGNAYHLLLLFILLVHCYGEIIFEERFEDGWESRWVKSDWKRTEGLAGSFRHSAGRWPGDPEDKGIQTHTDARHFSISAKIPEFINKGRTLVLQYSIKFEQDIECGGGYIKLLSGYVNQKKFGKDTPYSVMFGPDICGTQTKKLHAIVSYQGQNYPIKKELTCETDKLTHVYTFIIRPDASYSILVDNRERESGSLYTDWDILPPRKIKDVNAKKPKDWDDKEYIDDPNATKPEGYDSIPKEIPDPKAKEPADWDEDEDGVWKRPKIPNPAYKGPWKPKKIKNPNYKGKWKTPWIDNPEFEDDPDLYVLKPLKYIGIEVWQVKAGSVFDNVLVCDDPEYARQVAEETWGRNKESEKEAFDEAEKKRQKEEEEEAERARREGERRRAERDHDRGYRDRDRMRERMRRKHRRYDDYDDYHDEL; from the exons ATGTGTTTATATTTTCCCCTTGTGTCATTCTACCCATTGCACAGAATTGCATGGTTCTCTTCCTGTCCGAGCCTCATCTCAATGGGGAATGCTTATCATCTCCTTCTGTTGTTTATCCTTCTAGTACACTGCTATGGAGAAATCATTTTTGAAGAAAGGTTTGAGG ATGGATGGGAAAGCCGATGGGTGAAATCTGACTGGAAGCGGACTGAAGGATTAGCTGGATCATTCAGACACTCAGCTGGGAGATGGCCTGGAGATCCCGAGGACAAAG GAATTCAGACACACACAGATGCTAGGCATTTTTCGATTTCAGCAAAGATCCCAGAATTTATCAACAAAGGCAGGACTTTAGTACTGCAATATTCTATCAAATTTGAACAAGATATAGAATGCGGTGGTGGCTATATAAAGCTTCTTAGCGGCTATGTAAACCAAAAGAAGTTTGGTAAAGATACCCCATACAG TGTAATGTTTGGTCCTGACATTTGTGGTACACAAACAAAGAAGCTTCATGCAATAGTGTCATATCAAGGTCAGAATTATCCAATCAAGAAAGAGCTCACCTGCGAGACAGACAAACTTACACATGTCTACACTTTTATTATAAGACCAGATGCATCCTACAGCATCCTTGTTGACAATAGAGAAAGGGAATCTGGAAGCCTATACACTGATTGGGATATTCTTCCACCCCGTAAAATTAAAGATGTTAATGCCAAAAAG CCTAAAGACTGGGATGATAAAGAGTATATTGATGATCCTAATGCCACAAAACCAGAG GGCTATGATTCTATTCCAAAAGAAATACCAGATCCAAAAGCTAAAGAG CCTGCTGATTGGGATGAGGATGAAGATGGGGTATGGAAACGACCAAAGATTCCCAATCCAGCATACAAGGGGCCTTGGAAGCCTAAG AAAATTAAAAACCCCAATTACAAAGGAAAGTGGAAGACTCCATGGATTGACAATCCGG aatttgaagatgatccAGATCTTTATGTGCTCAAGCCTTTGAAATATATTGGGATTGAAGTCTGGCAG GTAAAGGCAGGCTCAGTCTTTGACAATGTTCTGGTCTGCGATGACCCTGAATATGCTCGACAGGTTGCTGAGGAGACATGGGGAAGAAACAAGGAG TCTGAAAAGGAGGCTTTTGATGAGGCAGAGAAAAAGCGGCAAAAAGAAGAGGAAGAG GAAGCTGAAAGGGCAAGAAGAGAGGGTGAACGGAGGAGAGCAGAACGCGATCATGATCGAGGATATCGTGATAGAGATCGCATGAGGGAACGGATGAGGAGGAAACACCGAAGG TATGATGACTATGATGACTATCAT GATGAGCTGTGA